The following are encoded together in the Pedobacter steynii genome:
- a CDS encoding SusC/RagA family TonB-linked outer membrane protein codes for MKIKHLVLAGLPMLCLTGIQAYATTSERNIPGVNSHASFFFQGGSQKIIVTGTVLDEKSQPVPGVGIKALKTNKSTVTDAAGRFSIEVESAAEQLSFSYIGYTTQTRAAGSGTTPLSIKLVPAEGVNLDDVVVVGYGTRKKSDVTGAVGSVKEEQLKERPAASLNQALSGRISGVQVNSNSGRPGGQTNIRIRGFSSIKTTNNPLYVIDGVILPVGSQTQNSNAIDFLNPGDIASVEVLKDASSVAIYGARGANGVILVTTKKGSSTGGKISYDVDFSVPTIGPKRVEMLNAKEFIEVENLAFENAKIYDPEGFASGKYVDPRIKRKTLPLLFDSNGNPLYDTDWFKEATQNKLSQNHQLGFTGGNTETTYGLFLNYRDDNGLLKNSYLKRYSGRFTMDSQIKKWMKVGGSLSYTNQSENLVDIGTGGLNSVRMITESFPFLPVKYPDGTWADNQNYPGAEGGSNPVHILTDRKYILQTQNTLGNAYANINLAEGLEFRSVLGANIVTRGRSEYNGRGLYGISFDQKGSATLDNNRETYWSFENYLTYNKRFGEDHAITGLLGLSWQETNIFGFAVGGENFSTDYLQYNNFGAASKPLPGSSRAERFGFNSYFGRLNYSFKDKYLFTATGRMDGSSKFGSNNKYSFFPSAAVAWKVSEEDFIKGSPVISNLKLRASYGLTGNSEIPSYSSLGVLGTGFAGIFNNTRFGGVGTNRLANPNLKWEKTGQSDIGVELGLFNNRINIEADVYYRKTTDMLLDAPVPLTSGYSFITRNIGSMENKGLEFAINTVNISTEDFTWNTAFNISMNRNKVLSLATPADIFGVGNPGFTNETGIIRVGEAVGSFWGLTRLGTWSESERAEAAKYNYRGKTILPGDVKYLDVNGDYQINDADRMIIGNGSPKAWGSFSNTFKYKNVDLTVEIQYSAGNDVLNMTKHSAEDRVGLANSYSSVLNAWTPQNQNTPIAAIRDTRAGYVTNVDTRWVEDGSFIRGRNLLLGYNFPESVTKKLKLNRLRIYTSVQNFFLATKFSGNDPEVTTYSNAFAQGQTFFDYPKPTTYMVGLNVGL; via the coding sequence ATGAAAATTAAACACTTAGTTCTGGCAGGGCTCCCTATGCTCTGTCTAACGGGAATCCAGGCTTACGCCACGACATCAGAGCGGAATATTCCCGGTGTTAATTCCCATGCTTCTTTTTTCTTTCAGGGGGGATCACAAAAAATAATTGTTACAGGAACAGTCCTGGATGAAAAATCACAGCCAGTACCGGGTGTGGGAATAAAAGCACTAAAAACAAATAAATCAACAGTAACAGATGCAGCGGGTAGATTCAGTATAGAAGTAGAAAGTGCTGCTGAACAGCTTTCTTTCAGTTATATCGGTTATACCACACAAACACGTGCTGCAGGATCAGGAACCACTCCTTTGAGCATTAAGCTTGTCCCTGCAGAAGGGGTAAACCTGGATGATGTAGTCGTGGTAGGTTACGGAACAAGAAAAAAATCTGATGTAACCGGAGCAGTAGGATCTGTAAAAGAAGAACAACTTAAGGAGCGCCCGGCAGCTTCTTTAAACCAAGCCTTATCGGGACGTATCTCAGGGGTACAGGTGAATTCCAACTCTGGTCGCCCGGGTGGTCAGACCAATATCAGAATCCGCGGTTTCAGTTCCATCAAAACCACCAATAACCCTTTGTATGTAATTGATGGGGTAATCCTGCCTGTTGGGTCACAAACGCAAAACAGTAATGCGATTGATTTCTTAAACCCAGGTGATATTGCTTCGGTGGAGGTGCTCAAAGATGCCTCTTCTGTAGCCATCTATGGTGCAAGGGGGGCAAACGGGGTAATCCTCGTAACCACCAAAAAAGGTTCCAGCACTGGTGGCAAGATCAGCTATGATGTTGATTTTAGCGTACCTACAATCGGGCCAAAAAGAGTGGAAATGCTCAACGCAAAGGAATTTATTGAGGTAGAAAACCTGGCTTTTGAAAATGCTAAAATCTACGATCCTGAAGGATTTGCTTCTGGAAAGTATGTAGATCCAAGAATCAAAAGAAAAACGTTGCCTTTATTGTTCGATTCTAATGGAAATCCTTTATATGATACAGACTGGTTCAAAGAGGCCACTCAGAATAAGCTTTCTCAAAATCATCAGCTGGGCTTTACCGGTGGTAATACAGAAACTACTTATGGTTTATTCTTAAACTACAGAGATGACAACGGACTATTAAAAAATTCTTATCTGAAACGTTATTCCGGAAGGTTCACCATGGACAGCCAGATTAAAAAATGGATGAAGGTAGGAGGAAGTTTAAGCTATACCAATCAATCCGAAAATCTGGTAGATATTGGTACGGGAGGATTAAACTCGGTAAGGATGATCACAGAGAGTTTTCCTTTTTTACCGGTCAAATATCCTGATGGAACCTGGGCAGATAATCAGAATTATCCCGGTGCAGAGGGAGGATCAAACCCTGTTCATATCCTGACAGATCGTAAATACATCTTACAAACACAGAATACACTGGGAAATGCATATGCGAATATTAATCTTGCTGAAGGCTTAGAATTCCGTAGTGTTTTGGGCGCAAACATTGTTACCCGCGGGCGTTCTGAATACAATGGACGTGGCTTGTATGGAATCTCTTTTGACCAGAAAGGATCCGCTACTTTAGACAATAACAGAGAAACCTATTGGTCATTTGAGAATTATCTGACTTATAACAAACGTTTTGGCGAAGACCATGCCATCACCGGATTATTGGGTTTGTCCTGGCAGGAAACAAATATCTTTGGTTTTGCGGTAGGAGGTGAAAACTTCTCTACAGATTACCTGCAGTATAACAACTTTGGAGCAGCGAGTAAGCCACTTCCAGGAAGTTCAAGAGCAGAACGCTTTGGATTTAACTCTTATTTTGGGCGTTTAAATTATAGCTTTAAAGATAAATACCTGTTTACAGCTACAGGTCGTATGGATGGTTCATCCAAATTCGGATCAAATAATAAATATTCTTTCTTCCCATCAGCTGCAGTAGCGTGGAAAGTTTCAGAAGAAGATTTTATCAAAGGAAGTCCGGTTATTTCTAACCTGAAGCTACGTGCGAGTTATGGTTTAACCGGTAACTCCGAAATTCCGAGTTATTCTTCTTTAGGCGTATTGGGAACTGGTTTTGCCGGCATCTTTAACAATACCCGTTTTGGTGGTGTAGGAACCAACCGTCTTGCTAATCCAAACCTGAAGTGGGAAAAAACAGGGCAATCCGATATCGGTGTGGAATTGGGATTATTCAATAACCGAATCAATATTGAAGCGGATGTATACTACCGTAAAACTACCGATATGCTGTTAGATGCGCCAGTACCACTTACCAGTGGATATAGCTTCATCACCAGAAATATTGGAAGTATGGAAAACAAAGGTTTGGAATTCGCCATTAATACGGTTAATATCAGCACAGAAGATTTTACCTGGAATACCGCATTTAATATTTCCATGAATAGAAATAAAGTGCTTTCCCTTGCTACTCCTGCAGATATTTTTGGCGTTGGAAATCCTGGATTCACCAATGAAACCGGAATCATCCGTGTTGGTGAAGCAGTAGGTTCATTCTGGGGATTAACCCGTTTAGGCACCTGGAGTGAAAGTGAACGGGCTGAAGCTGCAAAATACAACTACAGAGGAAAAACGATATTACCGGGAGACGTTAAATATCTGGATGTGAACGGTGACTATCAGATTAATGATGCGGATCGTATGATTATCGGTAATGGAAGTCCGAAAGCATGGGGATCATTCTCAAATACTTTTAAGTATAAAAACGTGGACCTGACGGTCGAAATTCAATATTCGGCAGGTAATGATGTACTCAATATGACCAAACACTCTGCCGAAGATCGTGTTGGTTTGGCTAATAGTTACAGCTCCGTGCTAAACGCATGGACGCCTCAAAACCAGAATACCCCTATTGCGGCAATCCGTGATACCAGAGCAGGTTATGTAACCAACGTGGATACCCGTTGGGTAGAAGATGGTTCATTCATTCGTGGAAGGAATTTGTTATTGGGATACAATTTCCCTGAAAGCGTTACCAAGAAATTAAAATTAAACAGACTGAGAATTTATACCAGTGTGCAAAATTTCTTCCTGGCGACCAAATTCTCTGGAAATGACCCGGAGGTAACTACTTATTCCAATGCATTTGCACAAGGTCAGACCTTCTTCGATTATCCTAAGCCAACAACATATATGGTCGGCTTAAATGTTGGTTTATAG